A DNA window from Phoenix dactylifera cultivar Barhee BC4 chromosome 13, palm_55x_up_171113_PBpolish2nd_filt_p, whole genome shotgun sequence contains the following coding sequences:
- the LOC120112890 gene encoding galactinol synthase 2-like: protein MAPEIVRKLAAMAGRYGKPAAKTQARRAYVTFLAGDGDYWKGVVGLAKGLRKVRSAYQLVVAVLPDVPEDHRRILRSQGCLVREIEPVYPPENQTQFAMAYYVINYSKLRIWEFVEYQKMIYLDADIQVYDNIDHLFDLPDGNFYAVMDCFCEKTWSHTPQYQIGYCQQCPDKVSWPEDKLGPPPALYFNAGMFVHEPSLATAESLLKTLKSTTPTSFAEQDFLNMFFKDIYKPIAGVYNLVLAMLWRHPENVELEKLKVVHYCAAGSKPWRYTGKEANMDREDIKMLVKKWWNIYNDESLDYKGPAAVEVAQDELKQPLLAVLSEAGVVHYVTAPSAA from the exons ATGGCGCCAGAGATCGTCAGGAAGCTGGCGGCGATGGCCGGCCGATATGGAAAGCCGGCGGCGAAGACGCAGGCCAGGAGGGCGTACGTGACGTTCCTCGCCGGAGACGGCGATTATTGGAAGGGCGTGGTGGGGCTGGCCAAGGGTTTGAGGAAGGTGAGGTCGGCGTACCAGCTGGTGGTGGCGGTCCTGCCGGACGTGCCGGAGGACCACCGCCGGATCCTCCGCTCCCAGGGCTGCCTCGTCCGCGAGATCGAGCCCGTCTACCCTCCCGAGAACCAGACCCAGTTCGCCATGGCTTACTACGTAATCAACTACTCCAAGCTCCGTATCTGGGAG TTCGTGGAGTACCAGAAGATGATATACCTGGACGCGGATATCCAGGTATATGATAACATCGACCACCTCTTCGACCTCCCGGATGGAAACTTCTATGCGGTGATGGATTGCTTCTGCGAGAAGACGTGGAGTCACACGCCGCAGTACCAGATCGGGTACTGCCAGCAGTGCCCGGATAAGGTATCCTGGCCGGAGGACAAGCTGGGTCCGCCGCCGGCGCTCTACTTCAACGCCGGAATGTTCGTCCACGAGCCCAGCCTCGCCACCGCCGAGTCTCTTCTCAAGACCCTCAAGTCCACTACCCCCACCTCTTTTGCGGAACAG GACTTTTTGAACATGTTCTTTAAGGATATTTACAAGCCGATCGCTGGGGTTTACAATTTGGTCCTCGCGATGCTGTGGAGGCACCCGGAGAACGTGGAGCTGGAAAAGCTCAAGGTGGTCCACTACTGCGCTGCG GGTTCGAAGCCGTGGAGGTACACCGGGAAGGAGGCAAACATGGACCGGGAGGACATCAAGATGCTGGTGAAGAAGTGGTGGAATATTTATAACGACGAGTCGCTGGACTACAAGGGGCCGGCGGCGGTGGAGGTGGCGCAGGATGAGTTGAAGCAGCCGCTCCTGGCGGTGCTGTCGGAGGCTGGGGTAGTGCATTACGTCACTGCGCCCTCGGCCGCATGA
- the LOC103709630 gene encoding trafficking protein particle complex subunit 4-like isoform X1: MAAIYSLFIINKSGGLIFYKDYGSAGRMDTNDSLRLASLWHSMHAISQQLSPTTGCSGIELLQADTFDLHCFQSLTVSQTTQRKGKKQYGTKIFVVCEPSTLHMEGLLKVIYELYTDYVLKNPFYEMEMPIRCELFDVNLSQAIQKDRVPLLGR, translated from the exons ATGGCGGCGATCTACAGTCTCTTCATCATTAACAAATCCGGCGGTCTCATATTCTACAAG GATTATGGATCGGCGGGGCGGATGGACACGAACGATAGCTTGAGGCTGGCGAGCTTGTGGCACTCGATGCATGCGATCTCGCAGCAGCTATCACCCACCACCGGATGCAGCGGGATCGAGCTCCTCCAGGCCGACACCTTCGATCTCCACTGCTTCCAATCCCTTACTG TAAGCCAAACAACACAAAGAAAAGGCAAAAAGCAATATG GTACAaaaatttttgttgtttgcgaACCTAGCACACTACACATGGAAGGTCTGCTAAAAGTTATCTATGAGTTGTATACGGATTATGTTCTGAAGAACCCTTTCTATGAAATGGAGATGCCAATCCGTTGTGAACTTTTTGATGTGAACCTTTCTCAAGCAATCCAGAAAGACCGTGTTCCCCTGTTGGGGCGTTGA
- the LOC103709630 gene encoding trafficking protein particle complex subunit 4-like isoform X2: protein MAAIYSLFIINKSGGLIFYKDYGSAGRMDTNDSLRLASLWHSMHAISQQLSPTTGCSGIELLQADTFDLHCFQSLTGTKIFVVCEPSTLHMEGLLKVIYELYTDYVLKNPFYEMEMPIRCELFDVNLSQAIQKDRVPLLGR from the exons ATGGCGGCGATCTACAGTCTCTTCATCATTAACAAATCCGGCGGTCTCATATTCTACAAG GATTATGGATCGGCGGGGCGGATGGACACGAACGATAGCTTGAGGCTGGCGAGCTTGTGGCACTCGATGCATGCGATCTCGCAGCAGCTATCACCCACCACCGGATGCAGCGGGATCGAGCTCCTCCAGGCCGACACCTTCGATCTCCACTGCTTCCAATCCCTTACTG GTACAaaaatttttgttgtttgcgaACCTAGCACACTACACATGGAAGGTCTGCTAAAAGTTATCTATGAGTTGTATACGGATTATGTTCTGAAGAACCCTTTCTATGAAATGGAGATGCCAATCCGTTGTGAACTTTTTGATGTGAACCTTTCTCAAGCAATCCAGAAAGACCGTGTTCCCCTGTTGGGGCGTTGA